The Cottoperca gobio unplaced genomic scaffold, fCotGob3.1 fCotGob3_192arrow_ctg1, whole genome shotgun sequence region GCGAGTCAGTGTCTGCTGGGTTCATGTTGGCCAGATTGTTCTGTTATGTgtacgtccagaggagacccaggcgcagaacactagactctggaaacggagtaagtttaaatagtttattaaaacaatactgGCTAGATGGTGAGAGAATAATGGGGAGGGCGGGCAGGCGGGCGGGCGggcgggcaggcaggcaggcaggcaggcaggcaggcaggcagaagtTGAACAACAAGTTATGCAGTGATCCgggtagtagaaacaacaaCCTGGCGATGAGTGACTGGAAGACCGGGGTAGAtaactgtgctgggatgagtttgattgtagacaggtgagcagattggagttgatgggttgaatgagatcagctgctgaagtctttgaCCGTGCccctgccacatacacacacacacacacacacacacacaaagagacagggaaaacatggaccgGAAAACACTAGGTATACAGATGGGACTGTGACACCCCCTGTGTACATGaagacatgtttttctttatatcaGGCTCTATTTGTCACTTCTTTACCTTGATAGCAATCTGGACGTTTTCAAGTCACTGTTGAGATTTTCACGATTATCCTGAGAATGTAAGTTCATCaacttattgtgttttcttatcACCATCCTTCCATATACTAATGTACCTCTGTCTGAGTCCAGTGTTGTTTTTCTAATATTCAGAAGTTTGTGTCCATGACGCTTCGGCCCACACCGACAGTGTTCCCTGAACTTCTCACCTGGGGGGGCTGTGCCTCCTTCGTGgctaacttcctgtctctggacCCTTTGGAGCCGCCTGAAGGCCTGGTGAGAAGAGCAACACGAATGACCACATAATCATTTGGTCCACTTATTTAAGTAGGtgttggaataataataataataataataataataataataataataataataataataataataatacattttatttgtaaagcacctttcaaagctaaaagcaatctcaagaagtgtgtgtgtgtgtgtgtgtggtgtgtgtgtgtgtgtgtgtgtgtgtgtgtggttaccaTGACTACAGTTCCTGACTGTAGACACTGTTCACGTCAACTTCCAAATCACAATCACGACTGTGAAACTCAGGTTTTTCTGAAAGCTCTAATATAGCCAACTTGATGCCTCCGTGTTTAATCTAATTAAATGCCAATTTAATTGAATGtgctctgtagtcattttgcgtctctttgtgtgtccctgtgcttgttttgcattattttaatagacgttttgtgtctctttgtggtcatttgtgCCTCGTTTTAGTCATTCTTGGTGATAGAGTTGCGTCccttttggtcattttgtgtctctttgtgacttCAAGCAGTAACTGTAGGTAGCAGTAACTTCAAACAGAAGATCTGGCTCAGGGACCCCCTAACCTGTGCCCAGCAGGCCCATTCAGAAATCTGTCCTTGTGTGTTGCTGTCCCAGCCCAGGTATTTGTTCTCCTCCAGCTCGGTGCTGCAGAGTCAGAGAGCCACATGTTTTGAATGTGCCACCCTGCTGTGCAGCCTGCTGCTCGGGGCCCACTACGACGTTTACTGTGTCAGCGGCTACGCTGTCAAAGAGATGTGTCTGCTGGACCAGAGTCTGCAGgagtgccccctgctggacactgAGGTCAAGGTCAGTgctgtgttcagtgttcatGACTGATGTTCATTACTGCTGCACATATAAAGAGCGGTAACCAGCTTGTCAGATAGATCGGTGACTCACAGATatgaatgtgtctgtctgcttgtgctttgtgtttgtatgtgcagaGTGTAATCTCAGAGCAGGAGCCGCAGGAGAACAAATACACAGTGAAACCTCTGAGGGAGCTGAAGAGTAACTTTGTGAcgcagcaggagaagaagaaacaggatgCAGAGGCTGCGAGGtttcagaaacacaaactacaggtAACATGATGTTTGTACTGGTAAAGCAACACTCCACAGTTAGACAGTGAGTCCCTGTGTGAGCTATATACCATTCACAGACCTTGTTCTCAGAGAATGAGTTGAAATTACTCTCAAATATCGATCATTTCTCTCGTGGCATAGTtactaaaacattataaatcattAGACTGTCATTAATAGATTCATAAACACCATAAAAAGTCATATTGTTGTCAGGAACAGAGAATGTAATCTTGTGCTGTTCCACAAGAGGTGACACATGAAGTCTGCATGGTGTCAAATAACGAATAAGACTctaaagtaaacacacagtaaCCGGAGTTCTGAGTTCATCACATTGTGTTTCACAGCTGATCATAATTCAAAAAGAtgtttaataatattgttgCTGTAATAAAAGCTAGAGACAAACGTACACAAATAATGTGACGatggaaatatatttcataatttattgaagcaaatattagattaaaaaatacaacatttccctGATTTAACGTGACTTTGTATAAAAGTGGCCCACCTCCAGTCTTccactacagacacagagaaagagctTCTTGTTGGTTGAACAGATAGAGATAATGGCGGCTCCGTACACTTCTAATAAAAGCCAAACTGCATGTTCTGACATCGCAGCACACATGAGCAAGCATCCTGAAATAAAGCTTCAAGTTAGATATTAAAGCCTTCCGTCTCTACTCTCCctcctttgaccttttctttccctttatgAACAGGAGAGTGAGCAGCGACCTGCTGACCCCCTGCAAGGACTGCGGGTGCACTGCTGGGTGCTGGTGCTGTCAGGGAGTCGGAGCGTCCAGGAGAACTTCTTCATCGACCCGCTGACCGGGAACAGCTACACCACTGACAATGACAACTTCCTGGGCATCGAGAGCGTGTGGAACAATCTCAACTACTACGTCAACATGCAGGACTGCAGGAACGGCTGCGCTGTGAGTCCACGacaactccacacacactcgaAACAATAGAGACAATAcatctgaaagtgtgtgtgtgtgtgtgtgtgtgtaggatatGGTGTATGACCTGGAAGACTTAAAGATATGGGAGCCAGTCCTGTTCGGTGCAACCTACAAAAAGCAGCTGATTCTTGATGTgttgaagaaaaaggagagtAAGCTGATGAGCAAAATCACCAATGatgtggaggtgtgtgtatgtgtgtttttctctgtgtgtgtatatgagtttATACCCTCACCCTATGTAGTAGTTTTGATAGTGGATATTAAGACCTAAAagtagagctgcagcgattatTCAACCGACAGGAAAATAAGCGCCGACTATTTagttaatcgattaattgttaaagtaacttttcatgtaaaaatggccaaaaatgtttttctgtttccacatgatattaaagtgaatatctttggggtttggactgaaagacgagacatttaaagacttcatcTTGGACttggagaaactgggatggacatttttcacaagttTATAAAATTAGACCAagcgattaatctagaaaataatcgtcagCAGGCAGGAAAACACCTTTGAAGATAAGGATGATATTTTTATTAGTGTCAATAAATCCCATTAAAAAATTGAAAGCAGCGGTGAATGTATcgactaacaagtattgtgtgtgtgtgtgtgtgtgtgtgtgtgtgtgtgtgtgtgtgtgtgtgtgtgtgtgtgtgtgtgtgtgtgtgtgtgtgtgtgtgtgtgtgtgtgtgtgtgtcttcttcctCTGGGCCACAGAGCTCCATTACTGTCCAACAACTAttaacacatcagtgagcctcactgttgcactgacatgttccttcagtaccatgaacacacacactgcagtttattctgactcaaccccacacacaccgtcctgctgcaaACAGGCCTCAACAAACACACTCTTATCACCTGTTTGTCATTATAGgtaacaagaaagaaagaataatacaatttacagctaaatgaaactgaaacatgatTTTAGGATGAATGAAGttcaacactttgttgtttatgaaggaggaggagcagcccCGAGCTTTTGAGATGCCACGATCCTGGGTCAGTGACATCCCGATCTCAAAACAAGGTACAGGAAGTCCACACGAGCAGTATTTACCTGATGGTGCCGTGTGCTGATTCTGTACATCACCCTGTACGCTCTTTACCTGTTTGTTTGCAACgtagtgtttattttatgacatcTATAAAGATGGAGATGTTCAGGATCACAGCTGACaaaactgacaaaacattaaagcatcaagacagaaacatgaaacaccTTAATGACTTCTATTCaaataaagtgcacaaagaCACAGATCAGTGCTGATATCCAGCCGCTCTCTAACGTCTTCTCAGTATATCTTTTAAATAGCATTCAGCATCAAACACAATcccataaatattataatattgtatgtCCATCATCCATTTATTGTACGTATGAAATTCCCATTTTAAGGTTTGTGACAAACAATTAGGGAGTGATGGTTTCTCCACCATATAATCATACTTTTGCTAAATGAAAGCTTGCCTCTGGAGCGTTACATAGTCAACAGTTTTCCACTTGTGGGTAAAATATGCTGTTATCTTCTCCATTTTGTAAATGTCCATTGTAATATCCATCCGTGAATTAATccttaattaatcattaaatgaataaatccttcttgagaTATGAGTCCCAAAAATAAGGTCTTACTCTCCAGGGGCATTATAGACATTATGTATCGCTCtccacaaatatttaataacaggGCAATCCCAGAAAACACGGAGATCATTTGCATTTAGATTTCCACAGTTTCTCCCGGGGGAGTTAGCGTCACAGTGGGATTTCCAAGAGGgtgtaataaaatacacaaacacatgatgcTGTAAAACCTCCACAAACTGCTGCCTCTGCGTTCGTCTGCAGACCTGGAGACCTGCTGGCCGGGAACACAGAAGGTGACCCAGTACAGAAAAGCAAAGCTGGAGAAGTTTGCACCGGACCTGATGTCAGACGGGCTGATCACACGACTGACTACATACAAAGACCTGAACTGTGAGTGTTCAGGAGAAACGGATGACTTCTAAAGAACAGTTCAGTTGTTTTCAGCACAAAGagacaagctgtgtgtgtgtgtgtgtgtgtgtgtgtgtgtgtgtgtgtgtgtgtgtgtgtgtgtgtgtgtgttgaaggcaCTGATGTCGTCATGGTGAAGGAGTGGTATCAGCACAGAAACGAccacctggaggagagggaggtcaACGAGGTCGACAGCTTCATCACAGAAAGCTTCAAACGTGTACGACGTTTCCACCTTTTATGTAAATCCAGTTAAAAGTTCACTGAACCAAAGACACATGTAACTGACCTGTAgcacacatctgtttacaaacaacaacaaaacaaactgaaacataatGGAGCGTCTTCAACCCTCATTCAGTAACGGTTGTTTTATGTGGGATAACTAAATGACattctttcctcctcctgttgTTATACTGTGTCCGCCATGTGCGTAGCTTCCTCTGCGTGCTCACAATCTGGCAGCTGCTCGCTACGTTTTTACAgatgttcatttcatttgttcatGTTCATTATGCAGCACGGCTGACACTGGTACCAGATAATGTATGTGAGGCACGGTGTACTTTGTGAAGCAAGTGTTTCAAACTCTGCAGGATAATAGAGCTCGTTTCTGACATTAAACAGAATTAATATTTGTGTCTAACTTGCCTTCAGCTGTAGGAACACTGTAATAACACTTCTGAAAATATGAGTTAGCCAGAAAGTACATTTTTCATCTGTAGTCCAATAAGTAAAAGCACAGACGTTAAGAATAAAAGCATAGAAAATACAATCAACCATAAAAgtagtcaaaataaatgtagataGAAACAGAGCATGTAGTACATAGAGACAAGAGGGACAGCTCTTATAACAGAACCAACAAGAGCCTGACAACACAATGTTAGGCCTGCTGACGTGTGGACAGGATGTACAGCGCTCAATGATGATATTgtggaattacattttcagtttcaagtttaaaatatcattttaataaaatccCCTCTGGGCTTCGATGGCCTTTGATCTTAAACGTTGTTCCCTCAGTGTTACGGGTTTTGCTCAGTTCACAGGTACACATCCAAGAGCACACACACGGAGCGTGAGATGGAGTTCAGCAATGTTGGTGTTGAAGATCTGGTGCGGAGGGTGGAGTCACCAGGTGAAATGACAGAGTTCTTCGAGGGCCGGAAGGACTTCCTCTGTTACCGGCACGCTGTCTTCGACACACAGCTTTCAAAACCAGATTCCAACATTAATCTGGATGACCGACCAGTTCAGGTAAAATGATGTAAacataaagcaaaacaaattcaCACTGGGGTCATTTTAccatcattttataaatgatatcAGTCGCTCAGGATAGTTGAGAATCATTTcaggtgaaatgttttttatattatgttagtCCAACATCTTTCATTCCTTCTGAtgtcctgtctgtttctctcagctggtcactgtgtgtgtgtgtgtgtgtgtgtgtgtgtgtgtgtgtgtgtgtgtgtgtgtacagaaagTGGTGGAGCGTTTCCACAGGAACAGATCCAAGCCGGCCAACGAAGACGTGGCCGAGCGAGTGTTCCTATTGGCTCAAAGACGTATCGAGTTGACCTATCACTTAGAGGATCACAGATTCATCCCTTCAAAGAGAAGCTTCATCAAACCGCGAGAGTCAACAGAAAATAAGAAGGCCGAGGACTTCACACAAGACATGGTCTCCAGCTTCCAggtacaacaaacacacactaagacATACAGCAGGTTTCACagcctttcaaagtaaaagtctcAGAGCTGTTCCTGTTTCTCACTCTCcaacaatcacaacatttgtgtctgtgtgggcgTTCAGGTGGATCCATCCGAGGAGCCTCTTAAAACTTTGGCTCTACATGAGATGCTGGTGGCCCTGATGAAGGATGAGGACAAGGTGCTTCTCCAGATCAGGGAATCTAAGAAAGAGGTAACGTGTCCTCAGTGTCAGCTGGAGTCACAGTACAGTGGTGTCCCAATTCATCCCATAATATTCATGGTTTCTGGACACCTGCACACATAAGGAAAAGAAACGGTGTGGTTCCCATAGTAATAAGAAGGGATTAAAGGATGGAGATGAATCAATCACTCACATGTTATTTATAGAACCCTATGTGTCTCAGTTacatctgtacagcatacgaccctctgtccttattgCAGAGATAGAAGTTGGTAGTTTGCCTAACAATGTCTTGGCAATAAGAGGACCATCCTAaagatttatataaaatgtaatgggGAGTGCGTGAGCCTGCATTTGTTACAAAGCATGCGTGACCTGCAGAATCCAGAGTATAACCCTCCAGCAGTCGCTGCAGACTCCCTCAGTCAAACCTCTCCCAGTTAATCACAGTCAGGTCCTCATGAAGAGCTGACAATGTGATGCACCTGGGAAACGTCCATGATGCTGGAGTTTCTAATACATCTTGGTGTTTACTACTTTCACTCAAGTTAAAGACGTGAATGTGTGAGCAGGTGAGAGACATCGTGGCctgcagagagcaggaggagggagacat contains the following coding sequences:
- the LOC115004826 gene encoding dynein regulatory complex subunit 7-like isoform X3 produces the protein MLARLFCYVYVQRRPRRRTLDSGNGKFVSMTLRPTPTVFPELLTWGGCASFVANFLSLDPLEPPEGLPRYLFSSSSVLQSQRATCFECATLLCSLLLGAHYDVYCVSGYAVKEMCLLDQSLQECPLLDTEVKSVISEQEPQENKYTVKPLRELKSNFVTQQEKKKQDAEAARFQKHKLQESEQRPADPLQGLRVHCWVLVLSGSRSVQENFFIDPLTGNSYTTDNDNFLGIESVWNNLNYYVNMQDCRNGCADMVYDLEDLKIWEPVLFGATYKKQLILDVLKKKESKLMSKITNDVEEEEQPRAFEMPRSWVSDIPISKQDLETCWPGTQKVTQYRKAKLEKFAPDLMSDGLITRLTTYKDLNCTDVVMVKEWYQHRNDHLEEREVNEVDSFITESFKRVRRFHLLFHRYTSKSTHTEREMEFSNVGVEDLVRRVESPGEMTEFFEGRKDFLCYRHAVFDTQLSKPDSNINLDDRPVQKVVERFHRNRSKPANEDVAERVFLLAQRRIELTYHLEDHRFIPSKRSFIKPRESTENKKAEDFTQDMVSSFQVDPSEEPLKTLALHEMLVALMKDEDKVLLQIRESKKEVRDIVACREQEEGDIQLHFSPWTTTGAARARSQRQEMERLDAEEQRWLQEKEKDILAPLLIRLDNTETLSAEDAKQLHQDCLAEFKQRLVEHADLIQERYEKLASHWFPRQKAKRHKEAAPQKYQTLDWKLKRDPRLAPHLLC
- the LOC115004826 gene encoding dynein regulatory complex subunit 7-like isoform X1, with product MLARLFCYVYVQRRPRRRTLDSGNGKFVSMTLRPTPTVFPELLTWGGCASFVANFLSLDPLEPPEGLPRYLFSSSSVLQSQRATCFECATLLCSLLLGAHYDVYCVSGYAVKEMCLLDQSLQECPLLDTEVKSVISEQEPQENKYTVKPLRELKSNFVTQQEKKKQDAEAARFQKHKLQESEQRPADPLQGLRVHCWVLVLSGSRSVQENFFIDPLTGNSYTTDNDNFLGIESVWNNLNYYVNMQDCRNGCADMVYDLEDLKIWEPVLFGATYKKQLILDVLKKKESKLMSKITNDVEEEEQPRAFEMPRSWVSDIPISKQDLETCWPGTQKVTQYRKAKLEKFAPDLMSDGLITRLTTYKDLNCTDVVMVKEWYQHRNDHLEEREVNEVDSFITESFKRVRRFHLLFHRYTSKSTHTEREMEFSNVGVEDLVRRVESPGEMTEFFEGRKDFLCYRHAVFDTQLSKPDSNINLDDRPVQKVVERFHRNRSKPANEDVAERVFLLAQRRIELTYHLEDHRFIPSKRSFIKPRESTENKKAEDFTQDMVSSFQVDPSEEPLKTLALHEMLVALMKDEDKVLLQIRESKKEVRDIVACREQEEGDIQLHFSPWTTTGAARARSQRQEMERLDAEEQRWLQEKEKDILAPLLIRLDNTETLSAEDAKQLHQDCLAEFKQRLVEHADLIQERYEKETQELQRKQQWYHKKQLNMTEQQEEEYQTYCSEKTLRIHATKKHLNMHKEAAPQKYQTLDWKLKRDPRLAPHLLC
- the LOC115004826 gene encoding dynein regulatory complex subunit 7-like isoform X4, with the translated sequence MLARLFCYVYVQRRPRRRTLDSGNGKFVSMTLRPTPTVFPELLTWGGCASFVANFLSLDPLEPPEGLPRYLFSSSSVLQSQRATCFECATLLCSLLLGAHYDVYCVSGYAVKEMCLLDQSLQECPLLDTEVKSVISEQEPQENKYTVKPLRELKSNFVTQQEKKKQDAEAARFQKHKLQESEQRPADPLQGLRVHCWVLVLSGSRSVQENFFIDPLTGNSYTTDNDNFLGIESVWNNLNYYVNMQDCRNGCAEEEQPRAFEMPRSWVSDIPISKQDLETCWPGTQKVTQYRKAKLEKFAPDLMSDGLITRLTTYKDLNCTDVVMVKEWYQHRNDHLEEREVNEVDSFITESFKRVRRFHLLFHRYTSKSTHTEREMEFSNVGVEDLVRRVESPGEMTEFFEGRKDFLCYRHAVFDTQLSKPDSNINLDDRPVQKVVERFHRNRSKPANEDVAERVFLLAQRRIELTYHLEDHRFIPSKRSFIKPRESTENKKAEDFTQDMVSSFQVDPSEEPLKTLALHEMLVALMKDEDKVLLQIRESKKEVRDIVACREQEEGDIQLHFSPWTTTGAARARSQRQEMERLDAEEQRWLQEKEKDILAPLLIRLDNTETLSAEDAKQLHQDCLAEFKQRLVEHADLIQERYEKETQELQRKQQWYHKKQLNMTEQQEEEYQTYCSEKTLRIHATKKHLNMHKEAAPQKYQTLDWKLKRDPRLAPHLLC
- the LOC115004826 gene encoding dynein regulatory complex subunit 7-like isoform X2; the protein is MTLRPTPTVFPELLTWGGCASFVANFLSLDPLEPPEGLPRYLFSSSSVLQSQRATCFECATLLCSLLLGAHYDVYCVSGYAVKEMCLLDQSLQECPLLDTEVKSVISEQEPQENKYTVKPLRELKSNFVTQQEKKKQDAEAARFQKHKLQESEQRPADPLQGLRVHCWVLVLSGSRSVQENFFIDPLTGNSYTTDNDNFLGIESVWNNLNYYVNMQDCRNGCADMVYDLEDLKIWEPVLFGATYKKQLILDVLKKKESKLMSKITNDVEEEEQPRAFEMPRSWVSDIPISKQDLETCWPGTQKVTQYRKAKLEKFAPDLMSDGLITRLTTYKDLNCTDVVMVKEWYQHRNDHLEEREVNEVDSFITESFKRVRRFHLLFHRYTSKSTHTEREMEFSNVGVEDLVRRVESPGEMTEFFEGRKDFLCYRHAVFDTQLSKPDSNINLDDRPVQKVVERFHRNRSKPANEDVAERVFLLAQRRIELTYHLEDHRFIPSKRSFIKPRESTENKKAEDFTQDMVSSFQVDPSEEPLKTLALHEMLVALMKDEDKVLLQIRESKKEVRDIVACREQEEGDIQLHFSPWTTTGAARARSQRQEMERLDAEEQRWLQEKEKDILAPLLIRLDNTETLSAEDAKQLHQDCLAEFKQRLVEHADLIQERYEKETQELQRKQQWYHKKQLNMTEQQEEEYQTYCSEKTLRIHATKKHLNMHKEAAPQKYQTLDWKLKRDPRLAPHLLC